One part of the Arabidopsis thaliana chromosome 4, partial sequence genome encodes these proteins:
- a CDS encoding DNA topoisomerase, type IA, core (DNA topoisomerase, type IA, core; FUNCTIONS IN: DNA topoisomerase activity, DNA topoisomerase type I activity, DNA binding, nucleic acid binding; INVOLVED IN: DNA topological change, DNA unwinding involved in replication, DNA metabolic process; LOCATED IN: chromosome; EXPRESSED IN: 22 plant structures; EXPRESSED DURING: 14 growth stages; CONTAINS InterPro DOMAIN/s: DNA topoisomerase, type IA, zn finger (InterPro:IPR013498), DNA topoisomerase, type IA, core (InterPro:IPR000380), DNA topoisomerase, type IA, DNA-binding (InterPro:IPR003602), DNA topoisomerase, type IA, domain 2 (InterPro:IPR003601), DNA topoisomerase, type IA, central (InterPro:IPR013497), DNA topoisomerase, type IA, central region, subdomain 3 (InterPro:IPR013826), DNA topoisomerase I, bacterial-type (InterPro:IPR005733), Toprim domain, subgroup (InterPro:IPR006154), DNA topoisomerase, type IA, central region, subdomain 1 (InterPro:IPR013824), Toprim domain (InterPro:IPR006171); BEST Arabidopsis thaliana protein match is: topoisomerase 3alpha (TAIR:AT5G63920.1); Has 21441 Blast hits to 18441 proteins in 2923 species: Archae - 440; Bacteria - 10015; Metazoa - 1777; Fungi - 750; Plants - 256; Viruses - 35; Other Eukaryotes - 8168 (source: NCBI BLink).): MQRTISLAAAKSSSSTSVLSLHPLMAKLQCRAIQNFPASSSSSVVRVDRVYRNVSQLQFKRENSSCLKLACALPSHLSLLGSLSYATHWSSSTSRAFGYSFRPFARRYFSQVASTEIKDSIVGGVEKFGGNKIGFKKFNKKWKKHRVLASTKAEVVASTEPVIGDVNSGIKAKLSTAASPASNAKQASTVKTKRQPKSKKFEDKSSPTVSVLETVSVDESLQSFPKPRHSGSGNRKSSSAEYSSQKEVVKKTNVEGPKSSTPSNSMSEQQHWTSTKASNAPKQEQDNIVGGDEKAGGNKVGFKKFNKNRKKHNVLASSEAEVVTSTEPVIGDGSSGIKAELSTAASPASNGNQATTVKSKRRPKNKKVEDKSSSVVPVLEAVSLDESPISVPKPKHSGSGNRKSSSAKKEVAKNHPVEEPKSPAPSNSKSEQQHLKSTKASKAPKQKLVPQHMKNSIEHRGQNASKPLYPPSGKSVIVVESMTKAKIIQGYLGDMYEVLPSYGHIRDLATRSGSVRPDDDFSMVWEVPSSAWTHIKSIKVALNGAENLILASDPDREGEAIAWHIIEMLQQQGALHESMTVARVVFHEITESAIKSALQSPREIDGDLVHAYLARRALDYLIGFNISPLLWRKLPGCPSAGRVQSAALALVCDRESEIDGFKPQEYWTVGIKVKGKDNSATFSAHLTSLNSKRLNQLSISSEANAQDIEQRIKSEGFLVKGTKTSTTRKNPPTPYITSTLQQDAANKLHFSTAHTMKLAQKLYEGVQLSDGKSAGLITYMRTDGLHIADEAIKDIQSLVAERYGKNFTSDSPRKYFKKVKNAQEAHEAIRPTDIRRLPSTIASLLDADSLKLYTLIWSRAVACQMEPASIAQIQLDIGNASESIIFRSSCSKVEFLGYQAVYEDPEAKAIKNNDNDQSSEREETFKTLSSLKDGDLLQIGEVELKQHHTQHPPRYSEGSLVKKLEELGIGRPSTYASIFRVLQHRKYVTIKNRVLYPEFRARMVSAFLTHYFTEITDYSFTADMETELDNVSGGVTEWKGLLRDYWTRFSAYCKRVENVQRSQVEKMLEKKYEDVLFSLLPYPSRTCPSCMEGTLSFKASKFGAGYFIGCDQHPSCKFIAKTLYGEDEDEDDPPKNNCVEEPKLLGLHPNTSEKVILKCGPYGHYVQLGEDKKGHTPKRANAAHIKDVNSITLESALELLRYPLTLGTHPEDGQPVVLKLSKSGFTIKHRRNMATVPKNTEPGEVTLERAMKLLSGKNVRKSGRPPKSILPEEEKGDEEVVVAI, encoded by the exons ATGCAGAGAACCATCTCACTTGCGGCTGctaagtcttcttcttcgacttCAGTTCTGTCTCTTCATCCTCTCATGGCTAAG tTGCAGTGCAGGGCGATTCAAAATTTCCcagcttcctcttcctcttcagtAGTTCGGGTCGATAGAGTGTATAGAAATGTATCCCAGCTTCagtttaaaagagaaaattcaaGTTGTCTTAAGTTAGCTTGTGCACTTCCTTCGCATCTAAGTCTTCTCGGTTCTCTTAGTTATGCAACACATTGGAGCAGCTCCACTTCAAGGGCCTTTGGATATAGTTTCAGACCGTTTGCGAGGAGATATTTTTCTCAAGTCGCTAGTACTGAGATTAAGGATAGCATTGTTGGTGGTGTTGAAAAGTTTGGTGGGAATAAAATAGGTTTCAAGAAATTCAATAAGAAGTGGAAGAAGCATAGGGTTTTGGCTTCCACAAAAGCTGAAGTGGTGGCTTCTACTGAACCAGTTATTGGAGATGTTAACAGTGGCATCAAGGCGAAACTATCAACTGCAGCTTCACCTGCTAGCAATGCTAAGCAAGCCTCTACTGTCAAAACAAAACGGCAGCCAAAGAGCAAGAAATTCGAAGATAAATCTTCTCCAACGGTATCGGTTTTGGAGACCGTCTCTGTAGACGAGAGTTTGCAAAGCTTTCCCAAGCCTAGACATTCGGGTTCCGGAAATCGGAAGTCTTCATCTGCTGAG TACAGTTCTCAGAAGGAGGTGGTAAAAAAAACCAATGTGGAGGGGCCCAAAAGTTCTACTCCATCGAATTCCATGTCAGAACAACAGCATTGGACCTCAACAAAAGCAAGCAATGCACCAAAACAGGAGCAGGATAACATTGTTGGTGGTGATGAGAAGGCTGGTGGGAATAAAGTAGGTTTCAAGAAATTTAACAAGAACCGAAAGAAGCATAATGTGTTGGCTTCCTCAGAAGCTGAAGTGGTGACTTCTACTGAACCAGTTATTGGAGATGGTAGCAGTGGCATCAAGGCGGAACTATCCACGGCAGCCTCACCTGCTAGCAATGGTAATCAAGCCACTACTGTCAAATCAAAACGGCGCCccaagaacaagaaagtcGAAGATAAATCTTCTTCAGTGGTACCAGTTTTGGAGGCGGTCTCTCTAGATGAGAGTCCGATAAGCGTTCCCAAGCCAAAACATTCTGGTTCTGGAAATCGGAAGTCTTCATCTGCTAAG AAGGAGGTGGCAAAAAATCACCCTGTGGAAGAGCCCAAAAGTCCTGCTCCATCAAATTCCAAGTCGGAACAACAGCATTTGAAGTCAACTAAAGCAAGTAAGgcaccaaaacaaaagctgGTTCCTCAACACATGAAAAACAGCATAGAACATCGAGGTCAAAATGCATCTAAACCGCTTTATCCGCCAAGTGGAAAATCTGTTATTGTCGTTGAGTCAATGACAAAAGCAAAGATTATTCAGGGTTATCTTGGTGACATGTATGAGGTTTTGCCAAGTTATGGTCATATCAGGGACCTGGCCACAAGGTCTGGTTCAGTGAGGCCAGATGACGATTTTAGCATGGTTTGGGAGGTTCCATCTTCCGCCTGGACTCATATTAAGAGCATTAAGGTTGCATTAAATGG AGCTGAAAATCTGATTCTTGCATCGGACCCAGATCGTGAAGGAGAGGCAATTGCCTGGCACATTATAGAGATGTTGCAGCAGCAGGGTGCCTTACATGAAAGTATGACAGTAGCAAGGGTTGTATTCCATGAGATAACTGAATCAGCAATAAAAAGTGCACTTCAATCTCCACGAGAAATCGACGGGGACTTGGTGCATGCTTATCTTGCACGGCGTGCTCTTGATTATCTCATCGGATTCAATATTTCACCACTACTATGGAGGAAACTTCCGGGTTGCCCGTCAGCTGGGCGGGTCCAGTCTGCTGCTTTGGCTCTTGTATGTGATAGAGAAAGTGAAATTGATGGATTTAAGCCTCAGGAGTACTGGACTGTAGGAATCAAAGTGAAAGGGAAAGATAATTCAGCCACCTTTTCTGCTCACTTGACCagtttaaattcaaaaagattAAATCAGCTTTCTATCAGCTCTGAAGCAAATGCACAGGACATTGAGCAAAGGATCAAATCAGAAGGTTTTCTAGTGAAGGGCACTAAAACAAGTACTACACGGAAGAATCCGCCAACTCCGTACATAACATCAACCCTTCAGCAGGATGCTGCTAAcaaattacatttttcaacAGCACATACCATGAAG CTCgctcaaaaattatatgaggGTGTCCAACTGTCCGATGGTAAATCAGCTGGTCTTATAACATACATGCGGACAGATGGTTTACAT ATAGCTGATGAAGCTATCAAAGATATACAGTCCTTGGTGGCAGAAAG GTATGGGAAGAATTTTACATCAGATAGTCCtcgtaaatattttaaaaaggttaagAACGCTCAGGAGGCCCATGAAGCTATTAGACCTACTGATATACGTAGATTACCGT CAACGATTGCTAGCCTGCTTGATGCGGATTCTCTAAAATTATATACCTTGATATGGTCACGAGCTGTGGCATGTCAAATGGAGCCTGCTTCCATTGCGCAG ATACAACTTGATATTGGCAATGCCTCTGAATCCATCATCTTCAGATCATCATGCTCAAAAGTTGAATTCCTTGGGTACCAGGCAGTTTACGAG GATCCTGAAGCTAAGGCAATCAAAAATAACGATAATGATCAGAGTAGTGAGCGTGAGgaaacttttaaaactctcAGTTCGTTGAAG GATGGAGATTTGCTACAGATTGGTGAAGTGGAGCTCAAGCAGCACCATACTCAGCACCCACCACGCTATTCTGAGGGCTCTCTG GTTAAAAAGCTCGAGGAGCTCGGGATAGGTAGACCCTCGACATATGCATCtatatttagggttttacag cACAGAAAGTACGTAACAATAAAGAATCGAGTCCTGTATCCGGAATTCCGTGCTAGGATg GTTTCAGCTTTTCTTACCCACTACTTTACTGAGATCACAGACTATAGTTTCACTGCGGATATGGAGACTGAG CTTGATAACGTTTCTGGTGGTGTAACTGAATGGAAAGGTCTCCTAAGAGACTACTGGACACGATTCAGCGCATATTGTAAACGTGTTGAAAATGTCCAACGCTCACAG GTGGAAAAAATGTTGGAAAAGAAATATGAGGACgttctgttttctttgctTCCTTATCCCAGTAGGACATGCCCGAG TTGTATGGAAGGCACCTTAAGTTTCAAAGCAAGTAAGTTTGGTGCGGGGTATTTCATCGGTTGTGATCAGCACCCTTCATGCAA GTTCATTGCTAAAACGCTTTATggagaggatgaagatgaagatgatccTCCAAAGAATAACTGCGTAGAAGAGCCCAAATTGCTGGGTCTTCATCCCAATACCAGTGAGAAG GTTATTCTAAAGTGTGGACCCTATGGGCATTATGTACAGCTCGGTGAAGATAAAAAAGGGCACACACCAAAACGAGCAAATGCGGCCCAT ATAAAGGATGTGAACTCCATTACGCTTGAAAGTGCTCTCGAATTATTACGCTATCCTTTGACACTG GGAACCCACCCTGAAGATGGACAGCCTGTGGTCTTGAAGCTTAGTAAATCTGGATTTACTATTAAACATCGCCGCAATATGGCTACTGTTCCAAAG AACACGGAACCAGGTGAGGTTACTTTAGAGAGAGCAATGAAGCTCTTGTCTGGCAAAAATGTGAGAAAAAGTGGCAGACCTCCTAAGAGTATACTGCCTgaggaagagaaaggagatgaagaagttgtGGTAGCGATATAA
- a CDS encoding DNA topoisomerase, type IA, core codes for MQRTISLAAAKSSSSTSVLSLHPLMAKLQCRAIQNFPASSSSSVVRVDRVYRNVSQLQFKRENSSCLKLACALPSHLSLLGSLSYATHWSSSTSRAFGYSFRPFARRYFSQVASTEIKDSIVGGVEKFGGNKIGFKKFNKKWKKHRVLASTKAEVVASTEPVIGDVNSGIKAKLSTAASPASNAKQASTVKTKRQPKSKKFEDKSSPTVSVLETVSVDESLQSFPKPRHSGSGNRKSSSAEYSSQKEVVKKTNVEGPKSSTPSNSMSEQQHWTSTKASNAPKQEQDNIVGGDEKAGGNKVGFKKFNKNRKKHNVLASSEAEVVTSTEPVIGDGSSGIKAELSTAASPASNGNQATTVKSKRRPKNKKVEDKSSSVVPVLEAVSLDESPISVPKPKHSGSGNRKSSSAKKEVAKNHPVEEPKSPAPSNSKSEQQHLKSTKASKAPKQKLVPQHMKNSIEHRGQNASKPLYPPSGKSVIVVESMTKAKIIQGYLGDMYEVLPSYGHIRDLATRSGSVRPDDDFSMVWEVPSSAWTHIKSIKVALNGAENLILASDPDREGEAIAWHIIEMLQQQGALHESMTVARVVFHEITESAIKSALQSPREIDGDLVHAYLARRALDYLIGFNISPLLWRKLPGCPSAGRVQSAALALVCDRESEIDGFKPQEYWTVGIKVKGKDNSATFSAHLTSLNSKRLNQLSISSEANAQDIEQRIKSEGFLVKGTKTSTTRKNPPTPYITSTLQQDAANKLHFSTAHTMKLAQKLYEGVQLSDGKSAGLITYMRTDGLHIADEAIKDIQSLVAERYGKNFTSDSPRKYFKKVKNAQEAHEAIRPTDIRRLPSTIASLLDADSLKLYTLIWSRAVACQMEPASIAQIQLDIGNASESIIFRSSCSKVEFLGYQAVYEDPEAKAIKNNDNDQSSEREETFKTLSSLKDGDLLQIGEVELKQHHTQHPPRYSEGSLVKKLEELGIGRPSTYASIFRVLQHRKYVTIKNRVLYPEFRARMVSAFLTHYFTEITDYSFTADMETELDNVSGGVTEWKGLLRDYWTRFSAYCKRVENVQRSQVEKMLEKKYEDVLFSLLPYPSRTCPSCMEGTLSFKASKFGAGYFIGCDQHPSCKFIAKTLYGEDEDEDDPPKNNCVEEPKLLGLHPNTSEKVILKCGPYGHYVQLGEDKKGHTPKRANAAHIKDVNSITLESALELLRYPLTLGTHPEDGQPVVLKLSKSGFTIKHRRNMATVPKV; via the exons ATGCAGAGAACCATCTCACTTGCGGCTGctaagtcttcttcttcgacttCAGTTCTGTCTCTTCATCCTCTCATGGCTAAG tTGCAGTGCAGGGCGATTCAAAATTTCCcagcttcctcttcctcttcagtAGTTCGGGTCGATAGAGTGTATAGAAATGTATCCCAGCTTCagtttaaaagagaaaattcaaGTTGTCTTAAGTTAGCTTGTGCACTTCCTTCGCATCTAAGTCTTCTCGGTTCTCTTAGTTATGCAACACATTGGAGCAGCTCCACTTCAAGGGCCTTTGGATATAGTTTCAGACCGTTTGCGAGGAGATATTTTTCTCAAGTCGCTAGTACTGAGATTAAGGATAGCATTGTTGGTGGTGTTGAAAAGTTTGGTGGGAATAAAATAGGTTTCAAGAAATTCAATAAGAAGTGGAAGAAGCATAGGGTTTTGGCTTCCACAAAAGCTGAAGTGGTGGCTTCTACTGAACCAGTTATTGGAGATGTTAACAGTGGCATCAAGGCGAAACTATCAACTGCAGCTTCACCTGCTAGCAATGCTAAGCAAGCCTCTACTGTCAAAACAAAACGGCAGCCAAAGAGCAAGAAATTCGAAGATAAATCTTCTCCAACGGTATCGGTTTTGGAGACCGTCTCTGTAGACGAGAGTTTGCAAAGCTTTCCCAAGCCTAGACATTCGGGTTCCGGAAATCGGAAGTCTTCATCTGCTGAG TACAGTTCTCAGAAGGAGGTGGTAAAAAAAACCAATGTGGAGGGGCCCAAAAGTTCTACTCCATCGAATTCCATGTCAGAACAACAGCATTGGACCTCAACAAAAGCAAGCAATGCACCAAAACAGGAGCAGGATAACATTGTTGGTGGTGATGAGAAGGCTGGTGGGAATAAAGTAGGTTTCAAGAAATTTAACAAGAACCGAAAGAAGCATAATGTGTTGGCTTCCTCAGAAGCTGAAGTGGTGACTTCTACTGAACCAGTTATTGGAGATGGTAGCAGTGGCATCAAGGCGGAACTATCCACGGCAGCCTCACCTGCTAGCAATGGTAATCAAGCCACTACTGTCAAATCAAAACGGCGCCccaagaacaagaaagtcGAAGATAAATCTTCTTCAGTGGTACCAGTTTTGGAGGCGGTCTCTCTAGATGAGAGTCCGATAAGCGTTCCCAAGCCAAAACATTCTGGTTCTGGAAATCGGAAGTCTTCATCTGCTAAG AAGGAGGTGGCAAAAAATCACCCTGTGGAAGAGCCCAAAAGTCCTGCTCCATCAAATTCCAAGTCGGAACAACAGCATTTGAAGTCAACTAAAGCAAGTAAGgcaccaaaacaaaagctgGTTCCTCAACACATGAAAAACAGCATAGAACATCGAGGTCAAAATGCATCTAAACCGCTTTATCCGCCAAGTGGAAAATCTGTTATTGTCGTTGAGTCAATGACAAAAGCAAAGATTATTCAGGGTTATCTTGGTGACATGTATGAGGTTTTGCCAAGTTATGGTCATATCAGGGACCTGGCCACAAGGTCTGGTTCAGTGAGGCCAGATGACGATTTTAGCATGGTTTGGGAGGTTCCATCTTCCGCCTGGACTCATATTAAGAGCATTAAGGTTGCATTAAATGG AGCTGAAAATCTGATTCTTGCATCGGACCCAGATCGTGAAGGAGAGGCAATTGCCTGGCACATTATAGAGATGTTGCAGCAGCAGGGTGCCTTACATGAAAGTATGACAGTAGCAAGGGTTGTATTCCATGAGATAACTGAATCAGCAATAAAAAGTGCACTTCAATCTCCACGAGAAATCGACGGGGACTTGGTGCATGCTTATCTTGCACGGCGTGCTCTTGATTATCTCATCGGATTCAATATTTCACCACTACTATGGAGGAAACTTCCGGGTTGCCCGTCAGCTGGGCGGGTCCAGTCTGCTGCTTTGGCTCTTGTATGTGATAGAGAAAGTGAAATTGATGGATTTAAGCCTCAGGAGTACTGGACTGTAGGAATCAAAGTGAAAGGGAAAGATAATTCAGCCACCTTTTCTGCTCACTTGACCagtttaaattcaaaaagattAAATCAGCTTTCTATCAGCTCTGAAGCAAATGCACAGGACATTGAGCAAAGGATCAAATCAGAAGGTTTTCTAGTGAAGGGCACTAAAACAAGTACTACACGGAAGAATCCGCCAACTCCGTACATAACATCAACCCTTCAGCAGGATGCTGCTAAcaaattacatttttcaacAGCACATACCATGAAG CTCgctcaaaaattatatgaggGTGTCCAACTGTCCGATGGTAAATCAGCTGGTCTTATAACATACATGCGGACAGATGGTTTACAT ATAGCTGATGAAGCTATCAAAGATATACAGTCCTTGGTGGCAGAAAG GTATGGGAAGAATTTTACATCAGATAGTCCtcgtaaatattttaaaaaggttaagAACGCTCAGGAGGCCCATGAAGCTATTAGACCTACTGATATACGTAGATTACCGT CAACGATTGCTAGCCTGCTTGATGCGGATTCTCTAAAATTATATACCTTGATATGGTCACGAGCTGTGGCATGTCAAATGGAGCCTGCTTCCATTGCGCAG ATACAACTTGATATTGGCAATGCCTCTGAATCCATCATCTTCAGATCATCATGCTCAAAAGTTGAATTCCTTGGGTACCAGGCAGTTTACGAG GATCCTGAAGCTAAGGCAATCAAAAATAACGATAATGATCAGAGTAGTGAGCGTGAGgaaacttttaaaactctcAGTTCGTTGAAG GATGGAGATTTGCTACAGATTGGTGAAGTGGAGCTCAAGCAGCACCATACTCAGCACCCACCACGCTATTCTGAGGGCTCTCTG GTTAAAAAGCTCGAGGAGCTCGGGATAGGTAGACCCTCGACATATGCATCtatatttagggttttacag cACAGAAAGTACGTAACAATAAAGAATCGAGTCCTGTATCCGGAATTCCGTGCTAGGATg GTTTCAGCTTTTCTTACCCACTACTTTACTGAGATCACAGACTATAGTTTCACTGCGGATATGGAGACTGAG CTTGATAACGTTTCTGGTGGTGTAACTGAATGGAAAGGTCTCCTAAGAGACTACTGGACACGATTCAGCGCATATTGTAAACGTGTTGAAAATGTCCAACGCTCACAG GTGGAAAAAATGTTGGAAAAGAAATATGAGGACgttctgttttctttgctTCCTTATCCCAGTAGGACATGCCCGAG TTGTATGGAAGGCACCTTAAGTTTCAAAGCAAGTAAGTTTGGTGCGGGGTATTTCATCGGTTGTGATCAGCACCCTTCATGCAA GTTCATTGCTAAAACGCTTTATggagaggatgaagatgaagatgatccTCCAAAGAATAACTGCGTAGAAGAGCCCAAATTGCTGGGTCTTCATCCCAATACCAGTGAGAAG GTTATTCTAAAGTGTGGACCCTATGGGCATTATGTACAGCTCGGTGAAGATAAAAAAGGGCACACACCAAAACGAGCAAATGCGGCCCAT ATAAAGGATGTGAACTCCATTACGCTTGAAAGTGCTCTCGAATTATTACGCTATCCTTTGACACTG GGAACCCACCCTGAAGATGGACAGCCTGTGGTCTTGAAGCTTAGTAAATCTGGATTTACTATTAAACATCGCCGCAATATGGCTACTGTTCCAAAGGTATAG